GGAGGAATATTAGTATAAGAATGCACACAGGTGGAGAGGGGGAGCAGGAGAGGAGCAGTGTAGGCCTAAAGCAGCATGACTAAAAGATGCGTCAAAAAAGacgtattttatacatattatACAATTATTTCATCCCACTGAAAAGTTTGAGAGTTTTGAATGATGATTCTGATAAATCATAATTGAATTACAGTTTCCATCAATAGGCCTACTCTAATTATAAATTGTTACAAAACAAATGATAATGAATTGATTGGTAACCTCACTCAAGTGGAAGGTGTCATTAATTAGAACTACCTTTCCATGCACTTTTGCTACATACCATGGCTTTTTGGGAGGAACTTATAATTATGCAATGTTATTTAGAAGAATCATTCAACTTTTTAGAATGTTAAAGCTCATACTGTATATGATAATTTTTCATAGCATGAAACTAGTCCCCGATAATATGCCTAATTTCAAGGCCTGGAAAACTCACCCTGTATCTTGTTCTTGTGTTTTCTCCACAGGGTAAATGCTCCCAAAAGTGTCGCAGCCTGTTTGTGGTGGAGTCTGTTTGTGTGGCTTGGTTCTCCATTGAGTTTCTCGTgagatttctccacacacagAGCAAGCTTGAGTTTGCCCGCGGCCCTCTGAACATAATCGATGCTGTTGCCATCTTGCCCTTCTACGTCTCCCTTCTGGATCTCAGGTCTGGGCCTGTTGGGGACACCGAGGACGGTACAGGAAAGAGCACCCTTGATAAACTGGGTCTGATCCTGCGTGTGATGAGGGCCCTGCGGATCCTCTACATCATGAGACTGGCCCGCCACTCTCTGGGTCTGAAGACCTTGGGGATGACTATCCAGCGCAGTTTGACGGACTTCGGCCTGCTGCTGCTCTTTGTGTGCATGGCTGTGACTCTCTTCTCTCCACTCATACACCTGGCTGAGAGTGAGCTGGCCCCCCACGCCGCCAAGTCCCCCATGGTCAGCTTCAGCAGCATCCCAGCATCGTACTGGTGGTCCATCATCACCGTCACCACGGTGGGGTACGGCGACATGGTGCCACGCAGCGTACCGGGCCAAGTGGTGACACTGATCCTCATCTTGTCAGGGATCCTCCTTCTGTCGTTCCCTTCCACTTCCATCTTCCACACGTTCCAGCACACCTACAGGGAGATGAAGGAGGAGCACAACCGGCTGTGGAAGGAGGAGAGGGGCCACGAGCTGGCCAGCGAGGCGGAGGAGAGCTTGAGAGAAAGAGACAGTTGGCCGGATAACTGTCCAGAAAGAGACATATTACCTCGTCTTATTACCTTGTAACAGAGACATAACAAAGCAATCCTCCAGTGACATCAGATACTGTAGCCAAATGTAAACCCTTGCTAAAACATCTGTGTAACATTATTGTGGTTAAGAGCAGATTCCTGCAGCTACACTCCAAAGTATTTTTACGAGAAGTCATTGTAGGAGCCAAAATGCTTATTTAGCCattgtttattatttgtattattataattttttattTACACCACACACATTTGTAAGCTATAATTTCCAGCTATTGTCACATGTGTGTGGTTTTAGTGATTTAGTCCACCTGTTGTGTGCCGGGCTTGTTTGGAAAGACAACGAGATGATTTGGTTCAGATATGATCTGTTGACTGTATGGTCTCGCTTTATTtattctttgttttctttaaatATCATGGAGTCAACTCTAGCACAGACTGCTTATTTGGAAAGTGTCACAGCAATGAGCCAAACTTAGCCTCTTAGCGACATCATTTATTGGCTACCGTCATCTTAAAATGTTGTCACTCAAAAGGAGTTTTGGGGCTTACCAAGAAAAGCAAGAAttactgggtttgtgaaaaagGGAAGAATTTCATTCAATATGTCAAGCCAGCTGCAGTCTCCTTCTGAACAAAAAGTGAACTAAAACACGTAGGCATCACTTTTGAACAAAAGCAGTACAGTTATTGATCAGGCAAGTTTGATCGTTTGCTGGATTTTGCCCAGTATGGGGAAAGAGGTGCTCTTATACAGCCATCATGCTCTGTTTGGAAACTTGTGGAGGTCAATTAAGGACAGAGAACATGTGTTTCCCTGCAGACTGCAGTCACAGTAAATCATACCAAGGCTGTACTTGGAAAGGACCTGAAGAAACAGGACTGCAGGTAATGCCCACACAGAGGAGATGCAGGCCTGCAGCTCTGAGGCCTGTCAAATAATTGACGAGAGGCCAGATAATGTTTTGGACACTGGATGTTTGCCTCTGAGGAAAGTCAGTGATTCCAGAAATACCCCAACAACGACCACCACTCAGACTTTAAAGAGGCCCCATTCTGCTTGTtggtgttttccctttcctgtagtaggttgttgtgcatgcatgtaaatgggccgcaaaggctacaatcctgTCGTTTCCTCCAAAGGGAgtaataatgacatcactatgtaacactagcgcttctattggctagcgctacagcacattgtacgtgataggctaaggagcAGGACCTCTCCAAgcaattgaccaatcacaacagagccggccagctaaccaatcagagcagactgggctctggtttcagacagagggtgaacagaggCTTTTTGAATATTAAAGCATGTAAGCATGTCATAGGAGAGGAACACAATAAATATGAACTTGAAAACTAGCATCACATGTCTTCTTTAACCCAGCCTGCCCAGACACCTTCACCCTGCTGAAGGCCTTGAACAACATAAGTATTGCATTACAAGACTTACTTACTAAAGCTGCATAAGTATTATCTGTAAAATGttgttacaaataaaaaaagtgaaGTATTTGTTCTTTGTTAAGCCTTGAAtgatcagttc
This genomic window from Pseudochaenichthys georgianus chromosome 16, fPseGeo1.2, whole genome shotgun sequence contains:
- the LOC117460624 gene encoding voltage-gated potassium channel regulatory subunit KCNG2-like; amino-acid sequence: MAVISADLNDSFSTEDSDSHIFLDEETPTAKGLYFQRAQLLCGPAASCLYLNPSQKALINVGGIQYAFPWSTLEDFPKSRLSRLRSCTTLREIAEFCDDYDEMRHEFFFDRDPLAFRAILNFLAKGKLRLLREVCNVALHVELLYWGINLGQMEVCCRQRVIHCVEELAEHERKEEEWRERRRALRASVAQGGLFSMLGEAVENPHSGAAGKLFAFLSISMVVVTVVSLCMSSMSDQQEEEAMGKCSQKCRSLFVVESVCVAWFSIEFLVRFLHTQSKLEFARGPLNIIDAVAILPFYVSLLDLRSGPVGDTEDGTGKSTLDKLGLILRVMRALRILYIMRLARHSLGLKTLGMTIQRSLTDFGLLLLFVCMAVTLFSPLIHLAESELAPHAAKSPMVSFSSIPASYWWSIITVTTVGYGDMVPRSVPGQVVTLILILSGILLLSFPSTSIFHTFQHTYREMKEEHNRLWKEERGHELASEAEESLRERDSWPDNCPERDILPRLITL